In Leptospira limi, a single genomic region encodes these proteins:
- a CDS encoding peptide chain release factor family protein, whose protein sequence is MALTFPVSPEKNVSLKKRMEALGISESDLKEQFVKASGKGGQNVNKVATAVVLLHIPTRKQVKCSIYRTQGLNRYKARDLLCLEVEKERTPEKFREKLGAIRKQKEKQKKRAAEKYKHNSSENSETED, encoded by the coding sequence ATGGCACTTACCTTCCCAGTTTCCCCTGAAAAGAATGTTTCGCTTAAAAAACGAATGGAGGCACTTGGAATCAGCGAATCTGATTTAAAAGAACAATTTGTAAAGGCGAGTGGAAAAGGGGGGCAAAACGTCAATAAGGTGGCAACCGCCGTTGTGTTACTTCATATCCCTACAAGGAAACAAGTAAAGTGTTCGATCTACCGCACCCAAGGACTCAATCGTTATAAAGCACGTGACCTACTTTGTTTGGAAGTCGAAAAAGAACGTACTCCAGAAAAATTTCGTGAGAAACTTGGTGCCATCCGCAAACAAAAAGAAAAACAAAAGAAACGAGCAGCGGAAAAGTATAAACATAACAGTTCAGAAAATAGCGAAACCGAAGATTGA
- a CDS encoding Mrp/NBP35 family ATP-binding protein, with amino-acid sequence MANSKIDLTTIQRQLMQVKHPELKKDIVSLGMVAKVTPTDDGIEILIKTPNADRRLQIGLEAQTRQLISKIEGAGKVKIKFEVDQNLKMEDGNRIFGVKKVIAVGSGKGGVGKSTVTANLASTLARNGKKVGILDADIYGPSLGKMFGINGRVALKSEEDKIYPIEKHGIKLISFSFLVTEDQPVVWRGPMLGKAIEQFLYDVVWGELDYLFIDLPPGTGDVQLSLAQLIDLDGAVIVTTPQEVAVLDAGRAAAMFKQVKVPILGIVENMSGFACPKCGHVTDVFSKGGGEKLSKQVGVPELGAVPLTLDVMSSGEAGKPALLDAKDSPLQQAYFKIAKNLEEQIANWED; translated from the coding sequence ATGGCAAATTCTAAAATTGATTTAACAACCATCCAACGACAACTCATGCAAGTGAAACACCCCGAACTCAAAAAAGACATTGTGAGTCTCGGAATGGTGGCTAAAGTCACTCCCACTGATGATGGAATTGAAATCCTCATCAAAACTCCGAATGCTGACCGCCGATTGCAAATTGGACTCGAAGCACAAACAAGACAGTTGATTTCCAAAATTGAAGGTGCTGGTAAAGTAAAGATTAAGTTTGAAGTCGACCAAAACTTAAAGATGGAAGACGGAAACAGAATCTTCGGTGTAAAAAAAGTCATCGCTGTTGGATCTGGAAAAGGGGGAGTGGGGAAATCTACTGTCACTGCAAACTTAGCGAGTACTTTAGCACGTAACGGAAAGAAGGTGGGGATTTTGGATGCCGACATCTATGGTCCATCCCTAGGTAAGATGTTTGGAATCAATGGCCGAGTGGCATTAAAATCCGAAGAAGATAAAATTTACCCAATTGAAAAACATGGAATTAAACTGATTTCCTTTTCCTTCCTTGTCACAGAAGACCAACCAGTGGTTTGGCGTGGACCAATGCTTGGAAAGGCCATTGAACAGTTCTTATACGATGTTGTATGGGGGGAGTTAGATTACCTCTTTATAGATTTACCTCCAGGCACTGGGGATGTTCAGTTATCCCTTGCCCAACTCATTGACCTGGATGGCGCTGTCATTGTCACCACTCCACAAGAAGTAGCAGTGTTAGACGCAGGTCGTGCTGCCGCCATGTTCAAACAGGTAAAAGTACCAATCCTTGGGATCGTGGAAAACATGTCTGGGTTTGCTTGTCCAAAATGTGGCCATGTGACCGATGTATTTTCCAAAGGAGGAGGGGAAAAACTTTCCAAACAAGTCGGAGTTCCGGAACTTGGTGCAGTCCCTCTCACACTTGATGTCATGAGTTCGGGAGAAGCCGGGAAACCTGCCTTACTTGACGCAAAAGACTCACCTTTACAACAGGCGTATTTTAAGATTGCAAAGAATTTAGAAGAACAAATTGCCAATTGGGAAGATTAA
- a CDS encoding metallophosphoesterase family protein, translating to MKILHISDLHFPKKLSLFSLRGKAIVGYLNYHVRRRSKHPVVLIAAMVDTIKSLEYDALVISGDLTNVSHPSEFQNAKDILKPILTDKTFLIPGNHDRYQKRAMGPNPLFEKAFAEWMGESVSPNHYLRTKRIAGKLFVGWDSNLAIPRITANGYVAKEVVEQTVKLSEGPYVLVGHHPLWNPKTEVESASHRMSNRKDVVDGLQTNPPELYLHGHTHTNWVKLPGKETPFTIVNSASSTRLSDSKHECGFHLIELGKQTHYRRFIYSDNKFTETNPILYEETEGVV from the coding sequence ATGAAAATCCTTCATATCTCCGATTTACATTTCCCGAAAAAACTCTCATTGTTTTCACTTCGTGGGAAAGCCATTGTCGGATACCTCAATTACCATGTGAGGAGAAGGTCAAAACACCCGGTAGTTCTAATTGCAGCCATGGTGGACACCATCAAAAGTTTAGAATATGATGCACTTGTTATCTCTGGTGACCTAACAAACGTTTCACATCCAAGTGAATTCCAAAACGCAAAAGACATCTTAAAACCGATCTTAACGGACAAAACGTTCTTGATTCCAGGAAACCATGACCGTTACCAAAAAAGAGCCATGGGACCAAATCCTTTATTTGAGAAGGCATTTGCAGAATGGATGGGTGAGTCAGTTAGCCCCAATCATTATTTACGCACCAAACGGATTGCAGGAAAATTATTTGTAGGTTGGGATTCCAATTTAGCCATTCCTAGGATCACAGCAAACGGATATGTGGCTAAAGAAGTGGTCGAACAAACAGTGAAACTCTCTGAAGGACCATATGTACTTGTAGGACACCACCCACTTTGGAATCCCAAAACAGAAGTGGAATCTGCTTCCCACCGAATGTCCAACCGAAAGGATGTGGTGGATGGATTACAAACCAATCCTCCCGAATTGTACTTACATGGCCATACTCATACCAATTGGGTGAAACTTCCTGGGAAAGAAACTCCCTTCACCATTGTGAACTCAGCATCCAGTACACGGCTTTCCGATTCCAAACATGAGTGTGGATTCCATTTGATCGAACTGGGAAAACAAACTCATTACCGTCGTTTCATCTATTCAGATAATAAATTTACAGAGACAAATCCCATTCTTTACGAAGAGACAGAGGGAGTCGTCTAA
- a CDS encoding biotin/lipoyl-containing protein, translating into MKEFLLKTPDLGDTEKIELVRWLCKEGQSVKEGDEVIELVTDKAAFPVESPYSGTLKKIIMEQGSVVKKGDILGIMDINE; encoded by the coding sequence ATGAAAGAATTCCTTCTTAAAACTCCTGATTTAGGTGACACTGAAAAAATCGAACTCGTCCGTTGGTTATGCAAAGAAGGCCAATCTGTGAAGGAAGGGGACGAAGTGATCGAACTTGTGACAGATAAAGCCGCATTTCCTGTCGAATCCCCTTATTCTGGTACATTGAAAAAAATCATCATGGAACAAGGATCGGTGGTGAAAAAAGGAGATATCCTTGGAATCATGGATATTAACGAATGA